CCAAGGACGCGGCCGGCGAGGAGGGGCTCATCGGCCAGTTCGGCGTCGGGTTCTACTCCGGCTTCATGGTGGCCGACGAGGTCACCCTGGTGACCCGGCGCGCGGGCGAGAAGCAGGGCACCCGCTGGACCTCGCGCGGCGAGGGCACGTACACCCTGACGACGGTCGAGGACGCGCCGCAGGGCACCTCGGTCACCCTCCACCTCAAGCCGGCCGACCCGGAGAACCAGCTCCACGACTACACCTCTTCCTGGAAGGTCAGGGAGATCGTCAAGCGGTACTCCGACTTCATCACCTGGCCGATCCGGATGACCCCCGAGGGCGCCGCGACCGACGAGGGCGAGCCCGAGCCCGAGACCCTCAACTCCATGAAGGCGCTGTGGGCCCGGCCGCGCGACCAGGTGTCCGACGACGAGTACCACGAGCTGTACAAGCACATCGGCCACGACTGGCGCGACCCGCTGGAGACCATCCGTCTCCAGGCGGAGGGCACCTTCGAGTACCAGGCGCTGCTCTTCCTGCCCGCGCACGCCCCGCACGACCTGTTCACCCGGGACTTCCGGCGCGGCGTACAGCTGTACGTCAAGCGCGTGTTCATCATGGACGACTGCGAGGCGCTGCTGCCGCCGTACCTGCGCTTCGTCAAGGGCGTCGTCGACGCGGCGGACCTCTCGCTGAACGTGTCCCGCGAGATCCTCCAGCAGGACCGCCACATCGAGATGATGCGGCGCCGGCTGACCAAGAAGGTCCTGTCCACCGTCAAGGACCTGATGGCCGAGGAGTCGGACCGGTACGCCACGTTCTGGCGGGAGTTCGGCACCGTCCTGAAGGAGGGCCTGGTCACCGACGCGGAGAACCGCGACGCCCTCCTCGCCGTCTCCTCGTTCGCCAGCACCCACCACGACACCGAGCCGACCACGCTCAAGCAGTACGTGGAGCGGATGAAGGACGGCCAGGACGACATCTACTACCTGACCGGCGAGTCCCGGCAGAGCATCGAGAACTCCCCGCACATGGAGGCGTTCCGCGCGCGGGGCATCGAGGTGCTGCTGCTGACCGACCCGGTGGACGAGGTGTGGGTCGACGCCGTCGGCGAGTTCGAGGGCAAGAAACTGCGGTCCGTCGCCAAGGGCGAGATCGACCTCGACGGCGAGGACGCGGAGGCCGCGAGCGGCGAGCGGGAGAAGCAGAGCGAGGAGTACGCCGGGCTGCTCGAGTGGATGGGCAAGCACCTGGCGGACGACATCAAGGAGGTGCGCCTGTCCTCCCGGCTCACTGTCTCCCCGGCCTGTGTCGTCTCCGACGCGGGCGACCTCACGCCGGCCCTGGAGAACATGTACCGGGCCATGGGCCAGGAAGTGCCCACCGCCAAGCGCATCCTGGAGCTGAACCCCGGCCACGCGCTGGTGAAGGGCCTCAACCAGGCGTACACCGAGCGCGGAGAGGCCCCCGAACTGGCGGAGACCGCCGAGCTGCTGCACTGCCTGGCGGTCCTCGCCGAGGGCGGCCAGCCGAAGGAACCGGCCCGCTTCGTCAAGCTGATGGCGGAGCGGCTGGAACGGGCGCTGTAACACCGGAGCCCCGGGCGCCGCGACCGGTCGGACGGCGCGCCGCCCGGGAGCGTCCAGGCGTACCAGGGCCTGTTCTCCTGACGAGAGCTATGCCGCCGGGCTCCACCTGAGTGGATCCATCCTCTGGTGACGCAGCCTCGACCCGGGGCCGCGGTTGCGGCGTCCGGCCGGCAAGCCGGACGCCGCAACCGCGCACGTCAGGCCGACGCGGTGACCGCTCCGCCGAGGTGGCGGGCGAAGAACCGGACCGCGCTGTCGGCCTCGAACCGGGGCAGCTCCTTGTGCCGGCCCGAGTTCACGTGCAACGACTTCTCCTTCGAGGCGAAGGCGTCGAACAGCGCGAGACCCTCCTCGCGAGAGATGTGCTCGTCGTCCCACTGCAGATCGAACTCGATCGGGATGGTGATCTGCTTCGCCTTCTCGGCCAGGACGTCGGGCCAGTGCTGGCCGAAGACGGCGGCCGTGATCCGGGGTTCGGCGGCCACGAACGGCACGCCGATCGCGGTGCCCATGTTGATGCCCCAGTAGCCGACCGGCCCGTCGCTGCCGATCTCCGGAAGCTCCTGGAGAGCGTCCAGGAGCGCCTGGTACTCGGGCACGGCGAGCTCCGCCAGGTGGTCGTTGTAGCGGACGACGATCGGGCCTTCCGGCTCGCCCGCCGCCCTCGCCCGGAACAACTCGGCGATCTCCGCTTCGTCGTGCGCCGTGCGCGGCCGGTCGCCGTGACCGGGCGCGTCGACGACGGCGACGTGGAAGCCGCAGCCGGTCACCAGGAGGCGGGCGCGGCCCGCCATCGCCGGGTGCTTCTTGTGGTTGCCGCCGCCGTGTCCCATCAGGACCAGGGGCGCTCGATCGGTGGCGCCAGAGGCCGGTGACCAGAGGACTCCGGGGACATCGTCCACGGTGAAGTCGCGCTCGATCACGCCGTTCGACGAAGATTCGGCGGTGAACCGCAGAGAGTGCATAGGTGTTGCCTTTCGGGAGTGCCTTGTTGTCGAGGCGCTCCCGGCGAGACCTACGTCAATCGCCCGACCGTGACGGGAAGGGGGAGCACCCACAGAGATACAGCGTTCATGGGTCTCACCTCCTCGGGCGACGTCACGGGCAACTGAAAGCTACCAGACTGATCATCAGCCCGCCCAGGCCTTTTCCTGACACGTGACGTCAACGCAGAACGGGCCCTAGGCGTACGGCGTGAAGTGCGCCGGCGCGTGGTCGATGGGGAGTCCGGGGCGCCAGGCGGTGAGGATCTGGGCGCTGCACACGAACAGGCCGTCGGGCAGCCGGTCCAGGGGGTACCAGGCCCAGTCGCCGACCCGCTCGTCCGGCTGCGTCGCCGGTCGGCCGCGCCACGCGGTGACGACGGCGCCGACCGTCACCCGTACGACGTCCTCGACGTGGTCGACCAGCGTGCCCAGCAGCCGGACGTCCTCGGTCCGTGCGACGAGCCCGGTCTCCTCGGCGAGTTCACGGACCGCGGTCCGCTCCAGCGACTCCCCGGCCTCCACGGTGCCGCCCGGCAGTTCGAGCGTGCCGCGCCGGTGCCGGCCGAGCAGCAGCCCCTCGTCGCCGAGGACGATCACCCCCACACCGACGGCGGCGTGCGGGACGGGCGGCTTGGGGGAGCGGTTGCGGCTGGAGACGGGGGTGACGCCGGGTACGGACACGGGGGGACTCCTGGGGGAGACGGGTGCGGGGGAGGGACGGGGACGGGCTGCTGCCCGCGGGCCACTATGTCGGATGCCGTGCCTCGACGTGCCGTCCGGCGGGGCGCCGGCCGCGCCGGTCCACCGGTCACTCGGCGTCGTCCTCGTACTGGGCCGGATACACGGACGGATCGTCCAGCGGCAGCTTGAGCCAGGAGATCATCTCCCGCAGCCGGTGGTAGGCGCGCAGCCGCTCGCCGTCGCTGTCCCGCTGTTCCGCCTCCGCGATCGGCTCCCACAGCCGGTGAACCATCACCGGCCCGATCTCCAGCAGCCCGCCGCTGCCGCCGGTGGCCCACCGCGCCAGCACATAGCGGGCGAGGGCGCCCACGGGGATGCCCAGGTTCTCCGACATGCCGCGCAGGGTGGCCAGCGGATCGAGCCGGCCGTACAGGACGACGTCCGACTTGAAGTTGGCGTGCGGATCGTCGGCCGGCCAGGTGGCGTTCCAGCGGTCGAGCCGGATCACCGGCTCCTCCCGCGGGCCGGTCTCGTCGTGCGGCACGGTGCTCACGGTCCCTCCCTCGGGCGACGCCTGCCCGTCATCATGCCCCGCCCTCGGGGCCGCGATCCGCCACCGGGGTGAATCACCGCGATCGGAACGGCGGAGGCGGGTACTCAGGGGGACGGCCGCCCCGGTGTCCGGGGCGGCCGTGAGCGCTCTCGTACGACCTGGCCAGAGGCCCGGACCGGGGACCGGCCGCAGATCCACGACGTACGCCGACACGAGACCGACGAGGAGCAAACGATCATGGGTGACGCACAGAAGGACCGCGACCAGGCCGCGCGGCTGCCGGAGGGCGATGTCGTGGCGATCCTGCTGGAGCAGCACGCCCGCATCAGGGAGCTGTTCGGCAAGGTGAAGCAGTCCAGCGGTGAGCGGAAGCAGAAGACCTTCGACGAGCTGCGCGCCCTGCTCGCCGTCCACGAGACCGCCGAGCAGATGATCCTGCGGCCGGTCTCCGCCGACAAGGCCGGGAAGGCCGAGGCCGACGCCCGCAACGCGGAGGAGGCCGAGGCGAACAAGGTCCTGTCCGAGCTGGAGAAGATGGACGTGGACAGCGCCGAGTTCATCAGCCGGCTGGCGGAGTTCGAGAGGTCGGTCCTGGAACACGCCGAGAACGAGGAGCAGCAGGAGTTCCCCGCCGTGCGCGCCGGGTGCCCGGAGGACCAGCTGCGGAAGATGGGCAGCCGGTTGCAGTCGGTGGAGCGCATGGCGCCCACCCACCCCCATCCCAAGGTGGCCGGGTCCACCGCGGCCCAGTGGCTGACCGGCCCCTTCGCCGCCATGGTCGACCGGACGAAGGACGCGCTGAGCAAGGACTGACGCGAGCGTCCCGGTCGGCACAGGAAAAGGATCTACCGGCGGGGCGGCCACGCACGGTCGTGGCCGCCCCGCGGCGCGTGCGCGCGGGCGGCGCGGCCCCCGGGCCCGGCGGCCGCCCGGCCCGGCGTGTGTCGCATGAGGTCAGAGACGCACGGGTACTCGGGCGCCGGCGACGGAAGGAGGGCGAGCCCATGGCAGGCGGCGACGACTTCTACTCCAAGGACCGGCCCGAACATCCCCGGATGGCGGAGGACCGGCCCCGTGGCGGCGGTCCGGAGGACCGGCCGAGCACCGGGCACCGGCACGTGCTGATCTGGTTCGTCGTGGCGGTGGTGGTGATCCTGGTCCTCTTCTTCATCTTCCTCTGAGCCGGTGCGCCGGGGCACTCCCGCACTTGAGGGGTGACGTAGAGCGAACTTCATAACGGATGTAGATCCGACATTTACCGCATCCCTGTTACCTGTGGATATGGAACCGTGGGTGAGCGATGAGGCGTGGCCGGACGGGGGGAGCGCGCCGTCGTGGGGCGGGGCGCCGCTCACCGCGCAGGAGCTGCGGGAGTACGCGACCGAGATCGGCTCCCTCGGTCCGGCCGGCTCACCCGAGCCGCGCTTTCGCCGCTACCGCGACGGGCGGCTGCTGCTCGTCGGAGCGGCGGGTCCGCTGTCGGCCGCGCTGCTGTCCGGCGCCCTGCGGGCCGGCTGCCGGGACATCGGGGTCGTGGGCGCCGACCCCTCCGACCCCGGCCTCACCGCGCTGGTCGAGCGGGCCCGGCGCGACGGCGCCCAGCGCGTCCGGCCGAGACCGGACCTCGATCTGGAGACGCCGGGTGCCGCGGACGTCGTCCTGCACCTGTCCGGCTCGCTGCGCGAACTCGCGGCGACGGCCGAACGGTGCGCCGCCACCGGGGTGTTTCTCGGGCAGGCCCTGATCGGCGACGACGAACTGTGGACCGGACCGCTGGGCCCCGCCGCGCGAACCGCCGTGGCGTCGGCGTGGCGGCGGCTGCGCGGCGTTCCCCGCCGCACACCGGTGGCGGACGGCGGCCGGCCCGCCGAGATCGCCGCCGGACAGCTGCTGCGCGCCTGGTTCGCGTGGGCGACCGGCACCGCGCGGCCGGCGGGCGCCCCGTACCTGCTGCGCACGGAGCTGCCGCACGGCACCACCGTCCCGCACCGGATCCTGCCGCTGCCCGCGGCGCCGAGGGTCACCGAGGTCCGGGCCCGGGCGGCGTTCCTGGGCAGGCAGGGCGGCGAGGCCGTCGACGCCGGCGAGCTGTGCGCGCGCGCCGACGCGGTGACGGACCCGCGCACCGGACTGCTGGGCACGACGCGGTGCGAGGAGATCACGCTGGGGGCGGGCTCCCGCTGGGAGTGCCGGACGGCCGTCGCCGACCCCCTCGGGGCCCGGCCCGCCGGAACGCCCGACGCCGTGGTGACCGGCCATGGCGGGGACCGTGAGACGGCGCGAGTGCAAACGTTGCTCACCGCGCTCGCCGCCTACGGAACGCTCGTCGCCTACGGATGCCGCGCCGCCCGTGCGCGGGACGACGGCGCCGACGCCTGGGGTCTGGACCTGGTGACCGGCGCACTGCGCAGGGTCCCCGTCCGGGACGCCCATCCCGCCCCGGACGGCGAGGTGCCGTACCGGCCGCCCGTCGGCGCGGCGGCCGGTCTGACCTGGGCGCACGCCGTGGAGGCCGGACTCGCCCAGCACTGCGAGGAGTTGCTGTCGCGACGGCTCGCCGACCGCGCGACGCGCGTGCCCCGGCTGCCGCTGCCGGCGGACGAGGCACCCGGTACCGCCCATCCGCTGTCCCTGCTGCGCGCGCTGGGCGAGCCGGTCGCCCACGACCTCTCCGCCCTGCTGTCCGTGCCGGCCTGCGGGGTCCGGCTCGGCTCCCGGACGGCCCTCGCGGTCGGCGCCACCCGGGTCGAGGCCATGCGGACCGCGGCCGAGCGCGCCCTGCTCGCCCAGCGGCTGCCCGCCGGGGCCGTACCGGCGATCACACCGGAACAGGAACGGCCCGCGGAATTCTTCCCGAAACCCAGGGGGACGGCCGGGCGGCCGCGGTTCGCCGAGGCCTTGCGCGCCCAGGGCAGGACGCCGGTGGCGGTGCTGCTGGACCACGATCCGCAGGCCGCGGTCGTGCTCCCGTACGTGGTGCAGGTGATCTTGGCGGACGTGTGAGGGCCTGGCTTCTTCCCGTCACTTCATGGCATATTCGTAAGCCTGTTCACCGGATACTCGGACGTCGTCTGGTGGCGGTGCGTTACGGGGGCGCGTCCGGTGAATAGGAAGGCCGGTTCGTGGCGGAAGCCATTGGGTTCGCCGTGCTCGGAACGGTGCGTGTGCACCGGGACGGGCGGGCACTGGACATCGGATCACCACAGCAACAGGCGCTGCTCGTCGCCCTGTTGCTGCGCTCGGGCAGAGCGACGTCCTCCGAGGAACTCCTCGCGTCCGTCTGGGGCGAGGAGGCCCCGAGTTCCGCGCTCGCGAGCGTGCGCACCTACGCCTGGCGGCTGAGACGGGCCCTGGAGAAGGACGCGGCCACGCCCGAACTCCTCGTCTCCCAGCACGACGGCTACCGTCTGGTCGTCCCGCCGCTGGCGCTGGACGCCGACCGCGCGGAACACCTGGCGGGGCACGCGCAGCGGGCGCGGGCCGCCGGGGACGACGAGGCCTGCGGCCGGCTGCTCACCGAGGCCCTGGACCTCTGGCAGGGCTCCCCGCTGAGCGGCGTGCCGGGGCCGTTCGCCGAGCAGCAGCGGTCGCGGCTGACCGAGCTGCGGCTGGGGTTGCAGGAGGAACTCTTCGAGTGCGAGCTGCGCGCCGGCCGGCACGGCTCGCTCATCCCCGATCTGACGGCCTTCATCCGGGAACACCCCTTGAAGGAACGGCCGTACGCCTTCCTGATGCGCGCGCTGTACGCCGCCGGACGCCAGGCCGACGCGCTCGCCGTGTACACCCGGGCCCGTGCCGTGCTGGCCGAGCAACTGGGCGTCGACCCCGGCCCCGAACTCACCGCGCTGCACGAACAGGTGCTGCTCGGAGACCCCTCGCTGCACACCCCGGCACACGAACCCGAGACGATCCGGGCGGCCGGCGCCGAGGAGGCGGACCAGGCGGTGGGGGCGGCACCGGCGCAGGTTCCTCCGCGCCCCGCCCAACTGCCCGCCGACACATCCGACTTCACCGGCCGGGCCGGACACGTGGAGCACCTGTGCCGGGTCCTCACCGCGGCCGGGCGGTCCTCGCTCGCGGTCGCGGTGGTCAGCGGCATGGGCGGGCTGGGCAAGACGACGCTGGCGCTGCGGGTGGCCCACCGGGTCAAGGAGGAGTACCCCGACGGACAGCTCTACGCCGACCTGCGCGGCAGCGGGCTGGAGCCGGCCGACCCGGGTGCCGTCCTCGGCAGCCTGCTCGCCACGCTGGGCGTGCCCGCCCACACCCTGCCGGCCATGACGGAGGACCGCGCGCGGCTCTTCCGCACCCTGCTCGACGGGCGGCGGGTGCTGCTCCTGCTGGACAACGCCCGGGACGCCGCGCAGGTCGCGCCGCTGCTGCCGGGCTCCGCCGACTGCGGTGTCCTCGTCACCAGCCGCACCCGGCTCGTCGGGATCTCCACGGTCGCCGCCGTGGCCCTCGACGTCTTCGACACCGAGGAGGCGGTCGGGCTGCTCGCCGCGATCGCCGGCCCCGAACGCGTCACCGCCGAGCCCGACGCGGCGGCTGAACTGGTGAAGGCGTGCGGCAATCTGCCGCTCGCGGTGCGCATCGTCGCCTCCCGGCTCGCGGGCCGGCCCCGCTGGCAGCTGGCGACCATGACCCGCCGGCTGGCCAACGAGCAGCGCAGGCTCGGCGAATTACGAGCAGGCGACCTCGCGGTGGCCGTGGCCTTCGAACTCGGCTACCGCCAGCTGCCCGAGGACCAGGCGTGCGCCTTCCGGCTGCTCGCCCCCGTGGCCCGCACGAGCATCGGACTGGAGGCGGCGGCCGCGGCCCTCGGGCTGGACGAGCACGACGCGGAGGAGAGCCTGGAGTCGCTGGTGGACGCCGCCATGCTGGAGGCCCCCCAGCCCGGCCGCTACCGCTACCACGACCTGGTGCGCGCCTACGCGCTCCAGCTCGGGACGTCCCCGGCCGACGGCTGCCCGGAGGCGGGCGTCCCGGTCCTCGCCCCGCTCCTGGAGCACCTGGTGGGCCGCGCGTGCGCGGCCTTCCAGTGCATGGTGCCGGGCGACCCCGCCGACATCTTCCGCACGGCGGCGTCCGAACCCGCACCGCCCTTCGCCGACATGGCCGACGCACTGGACTGGGTGAGCACCGAGTTCGAGTGCGTGACCAACGCGGTGACCCTGGCCGCGCACGGCCCGGTGGGCGCGGAGCACCGGACGCTGCGGCTGGCCGCGGACCTCCTGGTCGCCCTGAGCCCGTTCGGCAAGGACATCGCCTACGGCGAACTCGCCTCGGCCGCCGAGCAGTTGGCCGAGACGGCGGCTCGGCGCGGTGACGACTACGCGGCCGGGCGCGCCCGGTTCGTCTGCGGCAACGCGGCGCTCCAGAACGCCCGGCTGGAACAGGCGGAACTGATGACCCGGCTCGCCACCGAGTCCTGCCAGCGCGCCGACGACGTGGTCATCCTGCGCCAGACGCTGAACGACCGGGGACTCATCGCGCAGTTCCAGCACCGCTACGCGGAGGCGGAGCGGTGCTACGAGCAGGCGATCGAGCTGGCACGGGAACTCGGCCACCGCTCGGGGGAACTGGTGACCACGCTGAACGCGGCGCAGGCGGCACTGCGCAGCGGCCGGGCCGAGGAGGCGCTGCGGGTCTGCGACGAGACGCTGACGGCGCTGCGCGAGGTGGCGGACCACTACGGCATCGCCTACGCGCTGTACGTCCGGGGCATGGCCCTGCACGAGCTGGGACGGTACGCCGACGCGGTCGCGAGCCACACGGAGTGCCTGGACATCTGCGGCACCTGGCAGATCCGCGGGCAGGAGTCGCAGGCCCGCTTCCGGCTCGCGGAGACCCTGCGGGTCATGGGCCGGGGCGACGAGGCGTTGTGGGAGGCCGGTCGGGCCCTGACCCTGAGCGAGCAGCGCGGCGCCGACCGGGACCGGGGCCTCGCCCTGCTCGTCCTCGGGTGCACGCTGGCCGATCTCGGTGAACGGGAGGAGGCACTGGCCCGTGCCCGGCAGGCGGCGTCCGTGCTCACCCGGCTGGGGCTGCCCGACGCCGAGGACGCGGCGGACCTCGTGGCGTCCCTCTCCACCCCGGAGTGAGCGACGGCTCCGCGCCCTTCCGGACGGGCCCCGCGGAGTTCTGTACAAGCCGCGTACAGAGCTTCGCAAGAGGCCCGCAAGAGGTCCGTATGAGATCCGTCCAGAGATCCGTATAGACGTCCGCATAGACGTCGCGTAGATGCCGGTGCCGCGGTGGGGATCGAGGCTATATCCGGCGCATATCCGGTGTAGA
This Streptomyces misionensis DNA region includes the following protein-coding sequences:
- the htpG gene encoding molecular chaperone HtpG; translation: MPTETFEFQVEARQLLQLMIHSVYSNKDVFLRELVSNASDALDKLRLEKLKDDSLDADVSDLHIELDIDKDARTLTVRDNGIGMSYDEVGRLIGTIANSGTAAFLEELRESKDAAGEEGLIGQFGVGFYSGFMVADEVTLVTRRAGEKQGTRWTSRGEGTYTLTTVEDAPQGTSVTLHLKPADPENQLHDYTSSWKVREIVKRYSDFITWPIRMTPEGAATDEGEPEPETLNSMKALWARPRDQVSDDEYHELYKHIGHDWRDPLETIRLQAEGTFEYQALLFLPAHAPHDLFTRDFRRGVQLYVKRVFIMDDCEALLPPYLRFVKGVVDAADLSLNVSREILQQDRHIEMMRRRLTKKVLSTVKDLMAEESDRYATFWREFGTVLKEGLVTDAENRDALLAVSSFASTHHDTEPTTLKQYVERMKDGQDDIYYLTGESRQSIENSPHMEAFRARGIEVLLLTDPVDEVWVDAVGEFEGKKLRSVAKGEIDLDGEDAEAASGEREKQSEEYAGLLEWMGKHLADDIKEVRLSSRLTVSPACVVSDAGDLTPALENMYRAMGQEVPTAKRILELNPGHALVKGLNQAYTERGEAPELAETAELLHCLAVLAEGGQPKEPARFVKLMAERLERAL
- a CDS encoding alpha/beta hydrolase: MHSLRFTAESSSNGVIERDFTVDDVPGVLWSPASGATDRAPLVLMGHGGGNHKKHPAMAGRARLLVTGCGFHVAVVDAPGHGDRPRTAHDEAEIAELFRARAAGEPEGPIVVRYNDHLAELAVPEYQALLDALQELPEIGSDGPVGYWGINMGTAIGVPFVAAEPRITAAVFGQHWPDVLAEKAKQITIPIEFDLQWDDEHISREEGLALFDAFASKEKSLHVNSGRHKELPRFEADSAVRFFARHLGGAVTASA
- a CDS encoding DUF6027 family protein — translated: MSTVPHDETGPREEPVIRLDRWNATWPADDPHANFKSDVVLYGRLDPLATLRGMSENLGIPVGALARYVLARWATGGSGGLLEIGPVMVHRLWEPIAEAEQRDSDGERLRAYHRLREMISWLKLPLDDPSVYPAQYEDDAE
- a CDS encoding hemerythrin domain-containing protein; protein product: MGDAQKDRDQAARLPEGDVVAILLEQHARIRELFGKVKQSSGERKQKTFDELRALLAVHETAEQMILRPVSADKAGKAEADARNAEEAEANKVLSELEKMDVDSAEFISRLAEFERSVLEHAENEEQQEFPAVRAGCPEDQLRKMGSRLQSVERMAPTHPHPKVAGSTAAQWLTGPFAAMVDRTKDALSKD
- a CDS encoding AfsR/SARP family transcriptional regulator codes for the protein MAEAIGFAVLGTVRVHRDGRALDIGSPQQQALLVALLLRSGRATSSEELLASVWGEEAPSSALASVRTYAWRLRRALEKDAATPELLVSQHDGYRLVVPPLALDADRAEHLAGHAQRARAAGDDEACGRLLTEALDLWQGSPLSGVPGPFAEQQRSRLTELRLGLQEELFECELRAGRHGSLIPDLTAFIREHPLKERPYAFLMRALYAAGRQADALAVYTRARAVLAEQLGVDPGPELTALHEQVLLGDPSLHTPAHEPETIRAAGAEEADQAVGAAPAQVPPRPAQLPADTSDFTGRAGHVEHLCRVLTAAGRSSLAVAVVSGMGGLGKTTLALRVAHRVKEEYPDGQLYADLRGSGLEPADPGAVLGSLLATLGVPAHTLPAMTEDRARLFRTLLDGRRVLLLLDNARDAAQVAPLLPGSADCGVLVTSRTRLVGISTVAAVALDVFDTEEAVGLLAAIAGPERVTAEPDAAAELVKACGNLPLAVRIVASRLAGRPRWQLATMTRRLANEQRRLGELRAGDLAVAVAFELGYRQLPEDQACAFRLLAPVARTSIGLEAAAAALGLDEHDAEESLESLVDAAMLEAPQPGRYRYHDLVRAYALQLGTSPADGCPEAGVPVLAPLLEHLVGRACAAFQCMVPGDPADIFRTAASEPAPPFADMADALDWVSTEFECVTNAVTLAAHGPVGAEHRTLRLAADLLVALSPFGKDIAYGELASAAEQLAETAARRGDDYAAGRARFVCGNAALQNARLEQAELMTRLATESCQRADDVVILRQTLNDRGLIAQFQHRYAEAERCYEQAIELARELGHRSGELVTTLNAAQAALRSGRAEEALRVCDETLTALREVADHYGIAYALYVRGMALHELGRYADAVASHTECLDICGTWQIRGQESQARFRLAETLRVMGRGDEALWEAGRALTLSEQRGADRDRGLALLVLGCTLADLGEREEALARARQAASVLTRLGLPDAEDAADLVASLSTPE